A single Halopelagius longus DNA region contains:
- a CDS encoding PQQ-dependent sugar dehydrogenase has translation MKDNTTDESSDHRLPLENPSRRTFLKSTVVAGGLASLGDVAAAENHQFELHGQVEGWIGAAPPSIEGVTNPTLEVKAGETYTITWVNVDGKTHNLVIVDDEGYQVLRTKLEPEQGAVQTVQFEATENMGEYYCEIHPRSMRGQFDNVGGNGETEADAGEDERKIPTGATIELEQVAGGLTHPLGLEYAPEEDDRLFVLDQTGQIYVLDEDGLRDEPFLTVDDKLFAEDLGAPELGGYDERGLLGLAFHPDFEQNRRFFVRYSAPVLEGTPHEYDHTEVLSEFRATEDLSRGDPDSERIIMTFPSPQLNHNAGQIGFGPDDGYLYVPMGDGGGAGDTGLGHVSDWYDENEGGNGQDVVQNLLGGIHRIDVDNEDGDRAYAIPDDNPLIDQEGRDEYYAWGLRNPWRMTFNDGDLFVGDLGQNLFEEVDIVEKGGNYGWNVKEGTHCFSTGHPVEPADECPSSTPEDVRGGEPLLNPIIEYRHRKTTTAVIDGNSVIGGYVYGTLPGGTTEVGDSTAPLDGKYVFGNWSNRGFSEPAGDVFAATEPENDDEMWSIEELQIAGRENGELGEFVMSFGRDHEGNLYVLTTEKAAVTGNTGKVYKIVGVTEEETEDTGTETETQTETETAMSEAENESTTTTETDGYSI, from the coding sequence ATGAAAGATAATACGACAGATGAAAGTTCCGACCACCGACTACCGCTAGAGAATCCGTCGCGCCGCACGTTTCTCAAATCGACCGTAGTGGCCGGTGGTCTCGCCAGTCTCGGAGACGTTGCCGCCGCAGAGAACCACCAGTTTGAACTCCACGGCCAAGTCGAGGGGTGGATCGGTGCAGCCCCCCCGTCGATAGAGGGGGTGACCAATCCGACGCTGGAGGTGAAAGCCGGAGAGACGTACACCATCACGTGGGTGAACGTCGACGGTAAGACGCACAACCTCGTCATCGTGGACGACGAAGGATACCAGGTTCTCCGCACCAAACTGGAACCGGAGCAGGGTGCCGTTCAGACCGTCCAGTTCGAGGCGACGGAGAACATGGGAGAGTACTACTGCGAGATTCACCCCCGGTCGATGCGCGGCCAGTTCGATAACGTCGGGGGGAACGGCGAGACGGAGGCAGATGCTGGTGAGGACGAGCGCAAAATTCCGACCGGCGCGACGATCGAACTCGAACAGGTCGCCGGCGGACTCACTCACCCGTTGGGGCTCGAATACGCTCCCGAAGAGGACGACCGACTGTTCGTTCTCGATCAGACGGGTCAGATTTACGTGCTCGACGAGGACGGCCTGCGCGACGAACCGTTCCTCACGGTGGACGACAAACTCTTCGCCGAGGACCTCGGTGCGCCGGAGTTAGGCGGTTACGACGAACGCGGGCTTCTCGGGTTGGCGTTCCACCCCGATTTCGAACAGAACCGGCGGTTCTTCGTTCGGTACAGCGCGCCGGTCCTCGAGGGGACCCCTCACGAGTACGACCACACGGAGGTGCTTTCGGAGTTCCGCGCGACGGAGGACCTCTCTCGAGGGGATCCCGACTCGGAGCGCATCATCATGACGTTCCCGTCGCCGCAACTCAACCACAACGCCGGCCAAATCGGCTTCGGGCCGGACGACGGTTACCTCTACGTTCCGATGGGCGACGGCGGCGGCGCGGGGGACACCGGCCTCGGACACGTCTCCGATTGGTACGACGAGAACGAAGGCGGAAACGGTCAGGACGTCGTCCAGAACTTGCTCGGCGGCATTCACCGCATCGACGTGGACAACGAGGACGGTGACAGAGCGTACGCAATCCCCGACGACAACCCCCTAATCGACCAAGAGGGTCGTGACGAATACTACGCGTGGGGGCTGCGCAACCCGTGGCGGATGACGTTCAACGACGGTGACCTGTTCGTCGGCGACCTCGGACAGAATCTCTTCGAGGAGGTTGACATCGTCGAGAAGGGTGGGAACTACGGCTGGAACGTCAAAGAGGGAACTCACTGCTTTAGTACGGGGCACCCGGTCGAACCGGCCGACGAGTGTCCGAGTTCGACGCCCGAGGACGTCCGCGGAGGCGAACCGCTGCTCAACCCGATCATCGAGTACCGTCACCGCAAGACGACGACGGCGGTTATCGACGGCAACTCGGTCATCGGCGGCTACGTCTACGGAACGCTCCCCGGTGGGACCACGGAGGTCGGTGACTCGACGGCACCGCTCGATGGAAAGTACGTCTTCGGAAATTGGAGCAACCGCGGGTTCTCCGAGCCGGCTGGCGACGTGTTCGCCGCGACGGAGCCCGAGAACGACGATGAGATGTGGTCGATCGAGGAACTCCAAATCGCGGGCCGTGAAAACGGCGAACTCGGCGAATTCGTCATGTCGTTCGGACGCGATCACGAGGGTAATCTGTACGTCCTTACCACGGAGAAGGCGGCCGTGACGGGGAACACGGGCAAAGTGTACAAGATAGTCGGTGTGACAGAGGAAGAGACGGAAGATACCGGGACGGAGACAGAGACGCAAACCGAAACGGAAACCGCGATGTCCGAAGCGGAGAACGAGTCCACGACCACAACCGAGACGGACGGTTACAGCATATGA